The Caulobacter vibrioides sequence GATAGTCACCGGTCCGGTCAGCATCCCCTTCATCGGTCGCCGCGTCAGCCCCTGGGCGTAGCGCCACCAGTCCACCGTCATCGGCGCCGGCCGCGAGACGTCGCCAAACAGGATCGGCGGCCGCACGCAGCGCGAACCGTAGGACTGCACCCAGCCGCTCTGGGTGAAGGCGAAGCCCGCCAGTTGCTCGCCGAAATACTGGACCATGTCGTTACGCTCGAACTCGCCATGGACCAGCACGTCGAGGCCGACCGTCTCCTGCCAGGTCACCGCGCGGGCGGTCTCCTGGCGCAGGAAGGCCTCATAGGTCGCGTCGCTGATCTGTCCCTTGGCGAAGGCCGCCCGCGCCTGGCGCACCTCGGTCGTCTGCGGGAAGGACCCGATCGTCGTCGTGGGCAGCGGCGGCAAGTTCAGTCGCGCCCGCTGAGCCTCGCGACGCCGGTCGTAGGGGGAGCGGCGGCGGGTCATGTCGGGTGTGACGGCGGCCAGGCGTTCGGCGACCTTCGGATCATGGATGCGCGGCGAGCTGGCCCGCGCGCGCGCCGCTTGCGCGCTTGCGTCCAAAGCCTCGGCGACCGAAGCGCGGCCGGTATTCAGCGCCTGGGCCAGCACCGCCAGCGCCTGGATCTTCTGGACCGCGAAGGCCAGCCACTGGCGGATCTCCGGATCCAGCGTCGTTTCCAGGTCCAGGTCGATGGGCGTGTGCAGCAGAGAGCACGACGGCGCCAGCACCACGCGGTCGCTTCCGCGTCGCGCCACCACGGGCTCCAGACGATCCAGCAGGGCCGGCAGGTCGGCGCGCCAGACATTGCGGCCGTCGATCACGCCCAGCGACAGCACCAGGCTCTCGCGGCTGGCGGACAGGGCGGCTTCCAGCTCATCGGGCGCGCGGACCAAGTCGAGGTGGACCCCCTCCACCGGCAGATTGACCGCCGTCGCCAGGTTCTCGCCATAGCCGCCGAAGTAGCTGGTCAGCATCAGACGCAAGCCGGGCGCGGCGTGGGTCAGGGCCCCATAGGCGCGGCGCAGCTCGGCGCGTTCGAAGTCCGTCAGGTCCAACGCCAGGCACGGCTCGTCGATCTGCACCCAGTCCGCCCCGGCCGCCGCCAGGCCTTGCAGCACCTGGCCGTAAACCGGCAACAGAGCCGACAGCAGCGACAGCGGCGAGAAGCCCTCGGCCTTGGTCTTGGCCAGCTTTAGGAACGTCACCGGTCCCAGCAGCACCGGACGCGTGTGGACGCCCAGCGCCTTGGCCTCGAGGAACTCGTCCACCGGCTTGCTGGACGACAGCGCGAAGGCCTGGCCCGGCGACAGCTCGGGCGCCAGGTAGTGATAGTTGGTGTCGAACCACTTGGTCATCTCCAGCGCCGGAACGCCGCCCTCGTCGGGCGCATGGCCGCAGCCCGGGCCGCACGCCTCGGCCGCCGGACGCCCCTGGTAGCCGCGCGCCATGGCGAAATAGGTCGCAAGGTCGACCGTCCCGCCCGACCAGCCGTAGGCGGCGGGGATCGCGCCGACCATCACCGCCGTGTCCAGCACGTGGTCGTAGAGCGAGAAGTCATTGCTGGGCACGTGGGCCACGCCCAGAGCGGCCTGGCGCGTCCAGGTCTTGGCCCGCAGGTCGCGCGCCGTGTCGAGCAGCGCATCCGCGTCGGTCTTCCCGGCCCAATAGGCCTCCAGGGCGAACTTTAGCTCGCGCTTGGGGCCGATGCGAGGGAAGCCCAGGGTGGCGATGGTGACGGTCATTTTGAAAAGCCTCTGCCGGTGTTGTGGCGAGGCTGATCGGGACGCGCGCGGTCGAGCGCGCACGGGCGCTTTTGTCCGGTCGCGCTGAGCAAGCGGCCAGACCGGACACCCCGCCGGAGGA is a genomic window containing:
- the metE gene encoding 5-methyltetrahydropteroyltriglutamate--homocysteine S-methyltransferase, whose translation is MTVTIATLGFPRIGPKRELKFALEAYWAGKTDADALLDTARDLRAKTWTRQAALGVAHVPSNDFSLYDHVLDTAVMVGAIPAAYGWSGGTVDLATYFAMARGYQGRPAAEACGPGCGHAPDEGGVPALEMTKWFDTNYHYLAPELSPGQAFALSSSKPVDEFLEAKALGVHTRPVLLGPVTFLKLAKTKAEGFSPLSLLSALLPVYGQVLQGLAAAGADWVQIDEPCLALDLTDFERAELRRAYGALTHAAPGLRLMLTSYFGGYGENLATAVNLPVEGVHLDLVRAPDELEAALSASRESLVLSLGVIDGRNVWRADLPALLDRLEPVVARRGSDRVVLAPSCSLLHTPIDLDLETTLDPEIRQWLAFAVQKIQALAVLAQALNTGRASVAEALDASAQAARARASSPRIHDPKVAERLAAVTPDMTRRRSPYDRRREAQRARLNLPPLPTTTIGSFPQTTEVRQARAAFAKGQISDATYEAFLRQETARAVTWQETVGLDVLVHGEFERNDMVQYFGEQLAGFAFTQSGWVQSYGSRCVRPPILFGDVSRPAPMTVDWWRYAQGLTRRPMKGMLTGPVTILNWSFVRDDLPRETACRQIALAIRDEVVDLEATGAAIIQIDEAALREGLPLRRGDWDAYLDWAVESFRLAASGAADATQIHTHMCYSEFNDIIAAIGAMDADVISIETARSKMELLDAFVGYAYPAQIGPGVYDIHSPRIPAVEEMTTLLAAARQRLAGEQLWVNPDCGLKTRKWPETQAAIVNMVEAARRARAS